A portion of the Gimesia chilikensis genome contains these proteins:
- a CDS encoding HEAT repeat domain-containing protein has protein sequence MKPSKFYFKYNRSGLGCLLLIIGTPLALFLFWHLTPSSWILRLELQNQLGRMAYDTSCSAGPEALPVLQEYLAHQNTNTRYITISATGAYIGSHQESSQPLITALCNLALHDKSLKVRLHAISTLRQVFHPSAEIDRTVLELMNHQSEAIRFEARELLLIRIGRGIEVSPELCTIREQLKPALETAETADPDNCAVKNLKTFLEKCDATQNE, from the coding sequence ATGAAACCGTCAAAATTCTACTTCAAATACAATCGAAGCGGACTGGGTTGTCTGCTGTTGATCATCGGGACCCCTCTGGCGTTGTTTCTGTTCTGGCATCTGACGCCTTCCAGTTGGATTCTGCGACTTGAACTACAGAATCAACTGGGAAGAATGGCCTATGATACGAGTTGCTCAGCAGGTCCAGAAGCGCTTCCGGTACTTCAGGAATACCTGGCTCATCAAAATACCAACACCCGATATATCACTATCAGCGCAACCGGTGCCTATATTGGTTCTCACCAGGAAAGCAGTCAGCCACTGATTACCGCGCTTTGTAACCTGGCGCTCCATGACAAGAGCCTCAAGGTACGACTACACGCAATAAGCACGCTCCGGCAGGTCTTTCATCCTTCGGCTGAGATTGATCGTACCGTGCTCGAACTGATGAACCACCAGAGTGAAGCCATTCGCTTCGAAGCCAGGGAGTTGCTGCTGATTCGCATTGGCCGTGGAATTGAGGTCTCACCAGAGCTTTGCACGATCCGTGAGCAGTTGAAGCCTGCACTCGAAACTGCAGAAACAGCAGACCCTGATAATTGCGCTGTGAAAAATCTCAAAACGTTTCTGGAGAAGTGCGACGCGACTCAGAACGAATGA
- a CDS encoding metallophosphoesterase family protein has protein sequence MKIGILSDSHNHLERTVRAVALLQEAGAEALFHCGDLATPEIVSACAILPFYFTFGNHDADFVPQLEQAAREQDIHCLRWGGEVKLAERRIALVHGHISRDLKNLLAAEPDYLLTGHSHQTHDFHEGTTRRINPGALFRAKVFTVATLDLATDDLQWIEVPR, from the coding sequence GTGAAAATCGGTATCCTCTCAGATTCACACAATCACCTGGAGCGGACCGTACGCGCCGTCGCGCTGCTGCAGGAGGCGGGTGCCGAGGCGCTGTTTCATTGTGGTGACCTGGCAACACCTGAGATCGTCTCTGCCTGCGCAATACTCCCGTTCTATTTTACCTTTGGCAATCACGACGCCGACTTTGTCCCTCAACTCGAACAGGCGGCACGGGAACAGGACATTCATTGTCTGCGCTGGGGCGGCGAAGTCAAACTGGCCGAAAGGCGCATTGCCCTGGTGCACGGTCATATCAGCCGTGATCTCAAAAACCTGCTGGCTGCCGAGCCCGATTACCTGCTCACCGGCCATTCGCACCAGACCCACGATTTCCATGAAGGTACCACCCGCCGCATTAACCCGGGTGCCCTGTTCAGGGCGAAAGTCTTCACCGTCGCTACACTTGATCTGGCAACCGACGATCTGCAGTGGATCGAGGTGCCCCGATGA
- a CDS encoding DUF2256 domain-containing protein, with protein MAPSDISNWPEGRVVPRIQLNHQSWKRGPLPMTHRKSELPQKRCAACGRPFTWRKKWARVWEEVRYCSTRCRRNRGQAE; from the coding sequence ATGGCCCCGTCTGATATTTCCAACTGGCCTGAAGGTAGGGTAGTCCCTAGAATCCAGTTAAATCATCAATCCTGGAAACGGGGGCCTTTACCCATGACGCACCGCAAATCGGAGCTGCCACAAAAGCGCTGCGCCGCCTGCGGGCGGCCTTTTACCTGGCGTAAAAAGTGGGCCCGTGTCTGGGAGGAAGTCAGGTACTGCAGCACGCGCTGTCGACGTAACCGAGGACAGGCAGAGTGA
- a CDS encoding cupin domain-containing protein, which yields MNDTTVKKVDSAHSPEGTMGQKYLASGVSVSMRLWEESPGSVDPQPMSRDYEVVGFVIKGTAELELEDQKLLLNPGESWLVPKHAVHRYRILEPFVAVEATAPPAHVHDRDSK from the coding sequence ATGAATGATACCACTGTCAAAAAAGTAGACTCAGCCCATTCCCCCGAAGGAACGATGGGACAAAAATATCTGGCATCCGGAGTTTCGGTTTCGATGCGACTCTGGGAAGAATCGCCTGGATCGGTCGACCCGCAACCAATGAGCCGGGATTATGAAGTCGTCGGATTCGTCATCAAAGGGACGGCTGAACTGGAACTGGAAGACCAGAAGCTGCTGCTCAATCCGGGCGAAAGCTGGCTGGTACCGAAACATGCGGTTCACCGCTATCGGATCCTGGAACCGTTCGTCGCAGTCGAGGCCACGGCTCCGCCGGCTCATGTGCATGATCGTGACAGTAAATAG
- a CDS encoding BON domain-containing protein: MALLNSRQRRTWLCALATLTFLVGCVPRREVRAEPEMTNQTISDKISDEMLLDPGVVSTRLDIQTEDGIVTLSGQVNNILAKERAVRIAETVKGVRAVVNRIEVKPSPLRTDDAIKQDIKTALRTDPATEAREIDVRVNEGAVKLTGKVESYQELDLVKKVAQGVRGVVDLQEEIHVFYKDERPDQEIEEEVQETLRWDSQINDHMITVTVDQGQVKLAGVVGSAAEVRMAKADAWVAGVNDVDTEHLEVDPWIHEEKLRGNKFVSKSEAEISSAVQDALMRDPRVKSFNVDAEVTGRTVTLRGTVDNLKARRAAARDAKNTVGVSYVENRLKTRFNQNREDSAIAADVRDTFYRDPYIERFDINVTVLNDTAYLYGKVDSQYEKNRADDLASRVPGIVDVRNFLSVAEQRPYVSDPYIDDLFIDQDALVRYDRRSPYQSDKEIKNDIQDELWWSPFVSSEKIKVSVDDGIATLKGQVSSWSERRASTENAYEGGALLVDNELVVKSD, encoded by the coding sequence ATGGCTTTACTCAACTCTCGACAGCGAAGAACCTGGCTCTGTGCTCTGGCGACACTGACTTTCCTCGTGGGATGTGTTCCACGTCGTGAGGTCAGAGCGGAACCCGAAATGACCAACCAGACCATCAGTGACAAGATCAGTGATGAGATGCTGCTCGACCCGGGTGTGGTCTCGACCAGACTCGACATCCAGACCGAAGATGGCATCGTCACGCTCTCCGGTCAGGTCAATAACATCCTGGCCAAGGAGCGGGCAGTGCGGATTGCTGAGACCGTCAAAGGGGTTCGGGCCGTGGTCAATCGGATTGAAGTCAAACCTTCTCCTCTCAGAACGGATGATGCTATCAAGCAAGATATCAAGACGGCACTGCGTACCGATCCAGCAACGGAAGCCCGGGAGATTGATGTTCGCGTGAATGAAGGCGCTGTCAAGCTGACGGGCAAAGTGGAATCGTATCAGGAACTGGATCTGGTTAAGAAGGTGGCCCAGGGAGTACGCGGTGTTGTTGATCTGCAGGAAGAGATTCACGTCTTTTACAAGGATGAACGTCCGGATCAGGAAATCGAAGAAGAAGTGCAGGAAACCCTCCGCTGGGATTCACAAATTAATGACCACATGATTACCGTCACCGTCGATCAGGGTCAGGTGAAGCTCGCAGGGGTTGTCGGTAGCGCTGCGGAAGTAAGAATGGCGAAAGCCGATGCCTGGGTCGCAGGCGTGAACGATGTGGACACAGAACACCTGGAAGTTGATCCCTGGATACATGAAGAAAAACTGCGCGGCAATAAATTCGTGAGTAAATCAGAAGCAGAAATCAGCAGCGCCGTGCAGGATGCCTTAATGAGAGATCCACGTGTGAAATCCTTCAACGTCGATGCCGAAGTAACTGGCCGTACCGTGACCCTGCGGGGAACGGTCGACAATCTCAAAGCCCGTCGTGCAGCCGCCCGGGATGCGAAAAATACGGTGGGCGTCAGCTATGTGGAGAACCGGCTGAAAACGAGGTTCAATCAGAACCGTGAAGATTCAGCCATCGCCGCGGATGTTCGCGACACTTTCTACCGCGATCCTTATATCGAACGTTTCGACATTAATGTCACCGTCCTGAATGACACCGCGTACCTGTATGGGAAGGTCGACTCGCAGTATGAAAAGAACCGCGCCGATGATCTGGCGTCACGGGTTCCCGGCATCGTGGATGTCAGGAACTTCCTGAGTGTTGCGGAACAGCGGCCTTACGTTTCCGATCCCTACATTGATGATCTCTTCATCGATCAGGATGCCCTGGTGCGCTATGACCGCAGGTCACCTTACCAGTCGGATAAGGAAATTAAAAACGATATTCAGGATGAGCTCTGGTGGAGTCCGTTTGTCAGTTCCGAGAAGATCAAGGTCTCCGTGGATGACGGTATCGCGACCCTCAAAGGGCAGGTCAGTTCCTGGAGCGAAAGAAGGGCCTCTACTGAAAACGCTTACGAAGGGGGCGCCCTGCTCGTTGATAACGAACTGGTGGTGAAAAGCGACTGA